A genomic segment from Actinomycetota bacterium encodes:
- the nuoK gene encoding NADH-quinone oxidoreductase subunit NuoK, whose translation MIVTAGWYMTLAAALFAIGALGLMVRRNAIVMFMCIELMLNAVNLTFIAAGRQLRDLTGQLAVFFVLVVAAAEVVVGLAIIVAVFRNRQTTSVDEFHELRG comes from the coding sequence ATGATCGTTACCGCAGGCTGGTACATGACGCTCGCAGCGGCCCTGTTCGCGATCGGAGCGCTCGGGCTCATGGTTCGCCGGAACGCGATCGTGATGTTCATGTGCATCGAGTTGATGCTCAACGCCGTCAACCTGACGTTCATCGCGGCCGGCCGTCAATTGCGGGATCTCACCGGCCAACTCGCGGTGTTCTTCGTCCTCGTCGTTGCCGCCGCGGAAGTCGTGGTCGGGTTGGCGATCATTGTCGCCGTGTTCCGTAATCGACAGACAACATCTGTCGACGAGTTCCATGAGTTGAGGGGATGA
- the nuoI gene encoding NADH-quinone oxidoreductase subunit NuoI: protein MGMISEFAKGLKVTFGIGMRTVFKDGLVTEQYPKEFRVKPQRFHGRHQLNRYPDGTEKCIGCELCAGVCPAHCIYVRGADNPPDAPVSPGERYGFVYDINMLRCIFCGLCVEACPTGAITMTHLFEMSVTDRQDAIYTKKELLVNEDGSPNHMFDDDPLANYEELTEGDGWMRATAPAGRAAYEGVVGWTPRAGKAREPEKGQSGEET from the coding sequence ATGGGCATGATCTCCGAGTTCGCCAAAGGCCTCAAAGTCACCTTCGGGATCGGAATGAGGACCGTGTTCAAAGACGGTCTCGTGACCGAGCAGTACCCGAAGGAGTTCCGTGTCAAGCCACAGAGATTCCACGGCAGACATCAGTTGAACCGCTATCCGGACGGCACCGAAAAGTGCATCGGTTGCGAATTGTGCGCAGGTGTATGTCCCGCGCATTGCATCTATGTGCGAGGTGCCGACAATCCGCCGGACGCTCCGGTCAGCCCGGGGGAGCGCTACGGGTTCGTCTACGACATCAACATGCTGCGATGCATCTTCTGCGGGCTCTGCGTCGAGGCATGCCCGACCGGGGCCATCACGATGACACACCTGTTCGAGATGTCGGTGACGGACCGTCAGGACGCGATCTACACGAAGAAAGAGCTCCTCGTCAACGAGGACGGCTCACCGAATCACATGTTCGACGACGATCCCCTCGCCAACTACGAGGAGCTCACCGAAGGTGACGGGTGGATGCGGGCGACGGCTCCTGCCGGAAGGGCGGCGTATGAAGGTGTCGTCGGATGGACGCCCAGAGCCGGCAAGGCCCGCGAACCCGAGAAAGGGCAATCGGGGGAGGAGACATGA
- the nuoL gene encoding NADH-quinone oxidoreductase subunit L yields MTEFFIRNIWLVILLPALGTVFLHFFGRRIGEPLAGWIASTTIGGSFLIGLIAAIPLFQGNAEAHVVRLFDWIPALGATAELLWDPLAALMVLIVAGVGAVIHVYAIGYMHGDDRYARFFVYLNLFATSMLTLVLANNFAILFVGWELVGLCSYLLISFWYVRPSAAAAGKKAFIVNRIGDFGFLIGLMVIFATFGTLSYTTVLDDPGKLLGAGAATAVGLLLLVGATGKSAQLPLYVWLPDAMEGPTPVSALIHAATMVTAGVFMIARTSAIYALSDTASIVVATIGALTAFFAATIAMAQTDIKRVLAYSTISQLGYMFLGVGSAAYVAGVFHLMTHAFFKALLFLGAGAVIHGMSEEQNIFKMGGLWSKMKTTGFTMAIATLAISGIPPFAGFWSKDEILGTAFNRGGWWIVLWAIGLITAGITAFYMTRWFVLTFLGEPRWDEGVHPHEAPKVMTIPLMVLAVLATVGGLINTPFRAGLEHFLEPSFEGIKLAGEPGGLLLWLLAALSVLVALAGMVIAWRLYTRPDGAEESWTTNIPSLWRRMGNAYYMDDVYGTLVVAPGKLASAWSAFVLDQKFIDGAVNGIGNVVRRIGAALRPLQSGYVRNYALTIAAGVVGFVIWFLSTGGL; encoded by the coding sequence ATGACCGAGTTCTTCATTCGCAACATCTGGCTGGTCATTCTGCTGCCGGCACTCGGGACCGTGTTCCTGCACTTCTTCGGTCGTAGGATCGGCGAACCCCTCGCAGGATGGATCGCTTCGACCACGATCGGGGGGTCGTTCCTGATCGGCCTGATCGCCGCGATCCCTCTCTTCCAAGGTAATGCCGAGGCGCATGTCGTGCGCCTGTTCGACTGGATTCCCGCCCTCGGTGCCACTGCCGAGCTGCTGTGGGATCCCCTCGCGGCACTCATGGTGCTCATCGTGGCAGGTGTCGGAGCCGTGATCCATGTGTACGCCATCGGGTACATGCATGGGGATGATCGCTACGCGCGCTTCTTCGTCTATCTGAACCTGTTTGCCACGTCGATGCTCACCCTCGTGCTGGCGAACAACTTTGCGATTCTCTTCGTAGGTTGGGAATTGGTCGGCTTGTGCTCGTACCTGCTGATCTCGTTCTGGTATGTCCGCCCGAGTGCTGCAGCCGCCGGCAAGAAGGCGTTCATCGTCAACCGGATCGGCGACTTCGGCTTCCTCATCGGCCTGATGGTCATCTTCGCGACCTTCGGGACGCTTTCGTACACGACCGTGCTCGACGATCCTGGAAAGCTGCTGGGTGCGGGGGCGGCCACCGCCGTCGGGCTGTTGCTTCTCGTGGGCGCCACCGGCAAGTCCGCACAGCTGCCCTTGTATGTGTGGCTGCCGGACGCCATGGAAGGTCCCACGCCGGTCTCGGCTTTGATCCATGCCGCGACGATGGTTACCGCAGGCGTGTTCATGATCGCCAGGACGTCTGCGATCTACGCGCTGTCCGATACGGCTTCGATCGTGGTGGCGACCATCGGCGCCCTGACGGCGTTCTTCGCCGCGACGATCGCGATGGCACAGACCGACATCAAGCGAGTGCTCGCCTATTCGACGATCAGCCAGCTCGGATACATGTTCCTCGGCGTCGGGTCTGCAGCCTACGTTGCCGGTGTCTTTCACCTCATGACGCATGCGTTCTTCAAAGCCTTGTTGTTCCTTGGCGCCGGTGCCGTTATCCACGGAATGTCCGAAGAGCAAAACATCTTCAAGATGGGAGGCCTGTGGTCGAAGATGAAGACCACAGGCTTCACGATGGCGATCGCGACGCTCGCGATCTCCGGTATCCCACCATTCGCCGGCTTCTGGTCGAAGGACGAGATCCTGGGGACGGCATTCAACCGCGGTGGCTGGTGGATCGTCCTGTGGGCAATCGGATTGATCACGGCGGGAATCACCGCCTTCTATATGACCCGGTGGTTCGTTCTGACCTTCCTTGGCGAACCGAGGTGGGATGAGGGAGTGCATCCGCACGAGGCGCCCAAGGTCATGACGATCCCGTTGATGGTTCTTGCCGTCCTGGCGACCGTGGGAGGACTCATCAACACACCGTTCAGGGCCGGTCTCGAGCATTTCCTGGAACCGTCGTTCGAAGGGATCAAGCTGGCCGGCGAACCGGGGGGACTGCTCCTGTGGCTCCTGGCAGCGCTCTCGGTGCTCGTCGCCCTGGCTGGGATGGTCATCGCATGGCGGCTCTATACCCGTCCGGACGGAGCGGAAGAATCATGGACGACGAACATCCCCTCACTGTGGCGTCGCATGGGGAACGCCTACTACATGGACGACGTGTACGGCACCCTCGTCGTAGCTCCGGGCAAGCTCGCCTCCGCCTGGTCGGCATTCGTCTTGGATCAGAAGTTCATCGACGGTGCCGTGAACGGCATCGGCAACGTCGTTCGTCGGATCGGAGCCGCGCTGCGACCTCTGCAGAGCGGCTACGTACGTAACTATGCGCTGACGATCGCAGCGGGCGTGGTCGGCTTCGTCATCTGGTTCCTGAGCACGGGAGGGCTGTAG
- a CDS encoding NADH-quinone oxidoreductase subunit J: MTELILFFLFGSLALVGALSVVFARNPVKSAMGLILTLLSLAVFYVVHLAHFVAAVQVMVYAGAVMTLFLFVIMLIGVDRSEDLTEHLPTQRLLVFLLGLVTLGVVIAVVAGNNWSWVTGVPKPGEAPIGTAEAIGAGLFGEWVLPFEVTSLLLIVAAVGAIALAYFPSRKRERP; encoded by the coding sequence ATGACCGAGCTGATTCTGTTCTTCTTGTTCGGTTCCCTCGCCTTGGTCGGTGCGCTGTCGGTGGTGTTCGCGAGGAATCCGGTCAAGTCTGCGATGGGCTTGATCCTCACGCTGCTGTCGCTCGCCGTCTTCTACGTCGTGCACCTTGCCCACTTCGTCGCCGCCGTGCAGGTGATGGTGTATGCCGGTGCGGTCATGACGCTGTTTCTGTTCGTCATCATGCTCATCGGTGTCGACCGTTCCGAAGACCTCACCGAGCATCTTCCCACGCAGCGGCTGCTCGTGTTTCTGCTCGGCCTGGTGACGCTCGGGGTCGTCATTGCGGTGGTTGCCGGAAACAACTGGTCGTGGGTCACCGGGGTTCCCAAGCCTGGAGAGGCTCCCATCGGGACCGCAGAAGCGATCGGCGCCGGCCTGTTCGGCGAGTGGGTGCTGCCGTTCGAGGTGACCTCGCTCTTGCTCATCGTTGCGGCGGTCGGAGCGATCGCCCTCGCCTACTTTCCATCTCGGAAGAGGGAGCGGCCATGA
- the nuoH gene encoding NADH-quinone oxidoreductase subunit NuoH has protein sequence MDWWDVGIAAVKVLVIFGLLLVVVLLLVWAERKVVADMQNRIGPNRAGPWGMLQTLADGLKLFFKEPITPRKAEFGMYILAPVIALVPAFLIFLVIPIGRSFTVTLGGVERTISLQGTDLNIGLLYILAFSSLAVYAIVMAGWSSGSKYPLLGSVRATAQAISYEAAMGLALVPVVFYSGSLSIQKIVASQSGSFADLFGWPILMVIPRWNIIPMFISFVIFFIAGVAETNRAPFDMVEAEQELVGGFHTEYSSIRFAFFFLAEYINMFNMSAITATLFLGGWNGPTFDGRIPVWISALLPIAYFFLKTLVVLFAFMWIRATLPRIRYDRLMVLGWKGLIPAALAWLVFVTIVVGIRQFGLPWA, from the coding sequence ATGGATTGGTGGGATGTGGGTATTGCCGCAGTCAAGGTCCTCGTGATCTTCGGTCTGTTGCTGGTGGTCGTTCTGCTGCTCGTCTGGGCCGAGCGCAAGGTCGTTGCCGACATGCAGAATCGGATCGGACCGAATCGTGCAGGCCCGTGGGGAATGCTGCAGACGCTCGCCGACGGATTGAAACTGTTTTTCAAGGAGCCGATCACTCCGCGCAAAGCCGAGTTCGGCATGTACATCCTTGCTCCGGTCATCGCGTTGGTGCCCGCCTTCCTCATCTTCCTGGTGATCCCGATCGGGCGGTCGTTTACCGTGACCCTCGGTGGCGTTGAACGAACGATCAGTCTCCAGGGAACCGATCTGAACATCGGCCTGCTGTACATCCTCGCGTTTTCCTCGCTCGCCGTGTACGCGATCGTGATGGCAGGATGGTCCTCCGGGTCGAAATACCCGTTGCTTGGCAGTGTGCGGGCTACCGCACAGGCAATCTCGTACGAGGCTGCAATGGGACTCGCCCTCGTCCCCGTCGTGTTCTACTCGGGCAGTCTCTCCATCCAGAAGATCGTTGCATCGCAGTCCGGCTCGTTCGCCGACCTGTTCGGCTGGCCGATCCTGATGGTCATTCCCAGGTGGAACATCATCCCCATGTTCATCTCGTTCGTGATCTTCTTCATCGCCGGCGTGGCCGAGACCAACAGGGCGCCGTTCGACATGGTGGAGGCCGAGCAGGAACTCGTCGGCGGATTCCATACCGAGTATTCGAGCATCCGGTTCGCGTTCTTCTTCCTCGCCGAGTACATCAACATGTTCAACATGTCGGCGATTACGGCGACACTCTTCCTGGGCGGGTGGAACGGTCCGACCTTCGATGGGCGCATTCCCGTGTGGATCTCGGCACTGCTTCCCATCGCCTACTTCTTCCTCAAGACGCTCGTCGTCCTGTTCGCGTTCATGTGGATTCGTGCCACATTGCCTCGGATCCGCTACGACCGGCTCATGGTTCTTGGTTGGAAGGGTTTGATTCCTGCCGCGCTCGCCTGGCTCGTCTTCGTCACCATCGTCGTCGGAATCCGACAGTTTGGATTGCCATGGGCATGA